The nucleotide window AACTGGGTAGAGTGGGAGCTAGTTCCGAGAGGAGACTTGTACCTGAATGCTCTCATGTGATCTATTGGGATAATAAGGGGCTGTGAGCTCTTTAATATATGATGGGGCTTGATTCTTAAGGGCTGTGTGTCTTCATGCTTTATCTTCATATGTGGATGTAGTAAATGTCTGGTGTCTGTATCATTCATATCATAATATGTTTTGTAAACTGGAGTTTTTTCCCATCATGTCTTGCAGGATACAACATCGTTACCAAGGGCTGTCAAACCAGTATGGTATGTGGAGGTGCCATGGATTGCTGTGAGGGGAACTTGTGTAACAGCGCCGCACTGACTGGTCCCAGCGTCATTCTCCTGCTGGTGTCCTCCACCATCATCACGCTGTTGCTCTGAAGCTCCAGCTGAGAATATGTTGTGGTTTCTATGCTGCTCTTTTTCCTCACTCAGTGTAAAACTACTTTTGAGTTCCCTGTACAAAGAGGTTTTGGATCAGgacaaaacacaatattccTCAGGATGAAAGTCTTacctttttcttatttttacaaCCAACAACAGCTTTGTTAGGAAtccctgatttaaaaaaaaaaaaaaaagaatgacaaAACACgacattaaatatgaacaagcatgagaaaataataaacatatttatttgatgaacctgatgatgaacaaacaaTCAGACATAGTGTAAATGGGATATTGTTGTACCTATAATCAATAAATATGACTACAAGAAAATACACCTAAGTCCTGGTCAATGATTGCTTTAATTTGTACAtagattttaatattaaaaaggtTTGATGTTGCCATCTACTTAGTAATTTCACaaacacctgtctgtctgtatgtctgtcgTATGTATGTTTTGTGAACGTGTACATGGATCTGTATTTagaatctctgtgtgtgtaaatagatttgaaaatgtgtaaagaaaatatcttaaaatatgtatttagatTTGAAGTACTACTTAGTACTACAATAATGGCCCCATACAGCTGACTCACTGCCACCAGATGctcacaagatggcagcaaagccagaactttttaaaacacacagcacacgtACAGTGGCTTTGACTAAATTAAGTAGATTAGGTAAAGTAACATTTCTATGAATAACTGAAATTAATGAGTGTTTTAGATTACAGCTGCTCTGATGTCTTCTTGGCCGACTTGAGAGAAAACTACTGTGAgacaaaaaattatttaatgtaaCTTTAAATACTTTCATATTACCTATGTgttataatttcatttatttgtataaaaacatcaaaataccAAATGGGAAAAGTCAtatataacagtttttttttttatcaaaagcAGCATTGTGATGAAATGCACGTCTGCGAGTTCTGGAAGAAGACCAAGTAGTGGGACTATAAAAAGGGAGGAGTTcacatctcctctgcagatCTCTCTCCTCACAGGGTTGACTAAAAgtctgtttttctccctgttcACGATGCGTCTTTGTGCAGCTCTGAtcctgtgtgtgatgctgtcCACAGGtaagaagagtgtgtgtttgtgtctttattctgGGCTTtaataacacaaagaaatgaagcTAATGAGTAAATGTTTTTGCTGAACCTGAAAAAGAGGAGTTGGGTCTTCCATGAATgtacaaatgcaaatatttttaaaatattccccccaaaaaatggaatatttttaaaatacaatctgaaacacatgttttaattCTATAACTTCAGTTTTCTATCTATTTAGAAGGACTTGAAGAAAATACATGATAATTGGAATGTGctaatattttctttaatttttcaCTTCACATTCTCTCAGTGGAACATTTCTGGGGCTGTAGTTgcaaagcacattttttattgtcttttactGAATGAAACCAGTATGTGTGGGAACATCTgtttaaactgatgtttttttcattattagttGTAAATTAAATTGGCCTTAGATGAAATTATAGTATCTTAAACCACGTGTGACAGTATTTTATTTAAGCATTTGAgtaatgtgattaaaaatgcTACAAGTGGGTGGTGTCTGTTGGTGCTCTCAAGCCTGCACCACATCAACTTGTCCTGCAGTCATGGACCAATGTTTCTCCTCAATGTGACTGCAAGATGCACAAACAAAACCCCGAAGTATCGGTGTGTAATATCAAGCAAGTCCATCAGACGGGGTCTGAGCTGATGCACAGTGTCGCTCGGCTGAATGCTGGCTCTCTCGTGTTGAAACTGAGGTTGTTCAATCGTGTCTCGCAGGTTCCATCACTAAGGGTTGTCGAACAACTCGAAACTGTGTAATACCCGTATCTTGCTGTGGAGAGGACTTGTGTAACAGTGCCGTGCCCACTGGTCCCAGAGTCACCCTCCTGCTGGTGTCCTCAGCCATCGCCTCACTCTTTCTCTGACGCTCTGGAGCCTCCGCTGAGAATGTTCAACTTTCCCTTATCGCCTTTTTAGAACATTTAGAACAACAACATATTAAACCTAAAGCTTTATCGAATGCGACTACagtgttattttctgtttgcataTACCGGGTGTAAAACTAAATGTATCATGTATTGACCCCACAGTATTTCAAGTGTTTCAACTTTTGAATTCAAGCTTGAGATCAACAATAGTTGATAGCGAGTCAAGGGGCTAAAACAAGGGGCTAAATATAAGAGAGAGAAATACTTCAATTCTGTGATCGGCAATGTACAGAAAACTGCAACATCATCATGGTTGGAAACCCCCCAACAGGGCCCCAGTTCAGTCAAATGCTTCATAACttaggtttggttgaagacttAATGAGTGTGTATGTTGTGCTGAGGGTGGTCGGGGGGGTTGCGCTTTAAATTCACaacttttgtattatttctgtgtgtgcgatTTGTTTATAATTTCGATAATAAAGGAATTGTGTGAAGATTGGAGTTATGTGGTTTGGtttcatgtgtttcttcttcttttgggGGGGCGGggttcagtttggtttaatGTTAAGCCCCCTGGGTCCCTTTTTACCCGGGGCCCCTAAAGTCTCTTCAAACACTCCTGCACATTGGGTGTTGGTTGGTGCAGTATTTACCAAACAGCTCCACCTTTGCTAAAATGCTTATTCAATGCTAATTGGATGCTAATTTTGACAAGTGAATAAACTGCCTTGTTTTCTGgtctttgtctgtttcatcTCTTTACACAGGCTGTGCCCTCAAAGGTCAgtcaggtcaaagttcaacacTGATGTGAGTCAAAGTTGCCGCCATGTTAGTTAACGTATTCAGCTAACATTAACATTTGCTATACAAGAGGTGATGTTCGCTGGCTGAACCACCACCAGTTGCCCAGTGTCGGGTTCTGAGAGGCTGCCAACATCCACCCAGTCACCCCCATCATCACCGCGGCCCCTGCaacactgaacacaaacatgcactcaTGTTGGCGTCGTTACATATTTTTTGCCAAGAAGTGAAAGTGAGTATCCACCCTCCGTGTATCAGCAGTGAACAGCTTCCTGCCCCGTCCTAATCACATAGTACCACATCGCACATCTCAGCTGTACAGCACCAACAAATGCTAAATTGTACCgactatttaaataaagttgagtTTTGGCTTCACACTTTTCTCTCTATGTCGGTACTATTcatgcttcctctctctctcattataAGTTATAAGTGAGATAAGTCACAATAACAGAGAAAACTACAGAGTTGTCTTAtaatatagtttatatattatgtatattataatTCAAGTTACATCTAAGTTACACACGTGTGATTTGGAAAGAGTATCTAGTATCTAATCTAGTGTCCAATGCTTTTCCACATTCATGGATTCTGACTTTTAGAATAACTGTATGGTTCAAGCATATCAGATagaaaatgttatatatttgtttgcaCATGGCTGGAATGGTTGAAATCAGCACAGACAGATACGGGGTGTAgtcatttttttacatcaagcacatttttttttatttgagtggCTGACGGCTGAGATATGGTTGGGAGGGGCAGTAAGGTGTTCACTGCTGATAGTCAGAGGAAGAACGGTCAGTTTTATGCTCAgcaaatatgtataaatatcatGGGAGACTCGATACTGAATGCAGACTTAAGggcattattattataaatcatcAGGACCCACCTGTAGGTGCTGGCGGCAGAAGAAGCCCCTCAGTGTCGGCTGTAAATGTTGGGAAATGCTAAAAGTGCGATATCATTGAAAAGTGAGAGGTGCCTGGGAGGGAGGAAATGAATGACTGCatggaaagaaataaaaaccctGCATATAAGGAGCAGCTGAGCAGCTGTTTCACCTGAGCGTTATTTTAGTTGAGTGAATATAATGGGTTTGGGGGGGTGTTAGTGTGTAAAAGTCCAAATTAAATCatgaatagtaataataatttagtaATAGTGAGTTTTGGGTGAGGCCTGCTAGCCGGCAGCATGACACTTTCAACTTTTTATAATATTCAGCAGAATATGAATCAATCAATCTCCTGTTATTTGTATAAAGCCCATTTTCACAgttcacaatttgcctcatggGGTAAAAAAATAAGCAGAAATATTATACACACCTTTTCTGAACTGGGTGATGAAAGTATAAATGTCATTTATTGTATCACTGCATGTATACCACAATGTTTTTGATGGATGAATTATACAagacacacatttttacaaattattcagtttcaggaaaatagaatgaaaataaaatatctgtatgttttgtttatatGTTGAAAGAGCAAGGTGTGCAAGGTTTCTCTGGGACTCCgaattttacttttcttctaAGCAGATTCGTTCAAATCAACAAgaataacattttttacaaCGTAGAAATTTGTTCAAGGAAACACAACCATCGTCCAATGAGTCGTTTTATTCCTTGAGTTCTGCATTTCACATCAGGATTTACAGCCAAAATAGCTTTGTTATGAAAGACAAGTGACAGAACAGGACAtgacacaataataacaaaatagtTTATGGATATCACAACACATTTTCGTCCTCTTGGCTTCATGCCTTCGGTTACCTTTAACACACTTTCAAAACTCAAGACAAATAAAGATTTGGTTTCATCTGGATCAGGGACGAAGCTGGATGAATTTGCCAAATAACTTACttcttcatgtttctttttacaagtgcaaataaaaggaaaatcaGGCAATGTGGTGCACAGTAGGGTCATAGCACACTGAGAATCAAACAGTCCACATGTGAATACAATCTGAAGATAAAACAAGTACAGTGAGAATCGCACAGTTGCTTTGACACAGATGGTGAAATGGACCGTATTGCTGTTGTCGTGTGAAAACATCGGACTTCTGTTTTGTGATGTTCCCGCATTTATCGGACCCCTTTAGAACCCATTTCAAAACACACGTAAAATCAACAAAGCTTTTCACAGCACAttaaacatacttttttttgttttctttggcgTCTAATTTCATAAGGTAGCAAGAAATCCTTCATAGCTGCACAAAACATTAACCCGACCACTTCCGTGACAGTGGTAACATCTGGATGGATTTCACATCTCCAacttaacatttatttaactttccAAATCCCTTTAAATGATGCTTA belongs to Hippoglossus stenolepis isolate QCI-W04-F060 chromosome 9, HSTE1.2, whole genome shotgun sequence and includes:
- the LOC118114498 gene encoding lymphocyte antigen 6B; this encodes MMQLCGALVLFATLSTACGLRCYTCTASEPKSCTDTKSCSVIFNRCFSLKVEGYNIVTKGCQTSMVCGGAMDCCEGNLCNSAALTGPSVILLLVSSTIITLLL